Part of the Spinacia oleracea cultivar Varoflay chromosome 5, BTI_SOV_V1, whole genome shotgun sequence genome, TGGGCATAAATGAATAAAGAGTTGTCAGAAATACTGTGTGTGAACCCAATAGTTGCAACAAAGTCAGCAAAACGCTAATACCACGCCCGGGGTGCCTGTTTCAAACCATTGAGTGATTTGTGAAGAAGACAAACATAATCTGGATGAGTTGGATCACGAAATCCAAGCGGTTGATGCATGTATACTGTTTCATTTAAATTTCCATGTAAAAATGCATTTTTGACATCCAGTTGATGAATGGGCCATGATTTTGCAAGAGCAATGCTTAGGACAATCCGGATTGAGGCCGGTTTGACTACCGGGCTGAAAGTTTCATCACAGTCATTGCCTTCCCGTTGAGACCTGCCATCACCTACAAGACGGGCTTTATGCCTCTCAAATGAACCGTCAGATTTCTTTTTATGCCGAAAAATCCACAAAGACCGAATAATATTTGCATTAAATGGACGTGGGACCAACTCCCAAGTCTTATTTTCAATTAAAGTATTATATTCATCTTGCATAGCAAGTTTCCAATTCGGGTCATTAATGGCTCCAATAGGTGTTTTGGGTATTGGAGAGATAGTGGGTGTCATGGCATGAAGAGCATACTTGAGGTTCGGTTTGTAGATACCACGTTGGCTTCGAGTGACCATTCGTGGGATCAATGGAGAGGGAGGCGTGACTGGGCTGGATTGAGTGTGGCCCAGTCGAACATGGGGTGGGCGGTATAGGGGTGACTGTGTGGTGGGAACTGATGTGGGCAAGTTGGTTGGCGGGGAATGGGCCGGCCCAGATGGAGGGGTATCACAGGGAGATACGGGCTGCCTAGGGGAGTGAGGGGGGGTTTGTATTTGGTTTGTGGCAGCTGGGAGGGGATTAGGCTCCGTGTGAGTTGGCCCATTTACTGGCAATTGATTTTGCTGGCCAGTTTGTTGATGGAGCAAGTGAATTCGAAGAGGGTTATTGTCTTCCTCTAAGAACTCATAATGAGAGTTTGTGGGCTTATGTAATTTGGAGAAGGGGAAAACAAGTTCATTGAAAATTACATGTCTTGCTACGATGAATTTTCGACTCGATGGATCGTAGCATACATACCCCCGATGATTTGAAGGAAAGCCCATAAATATGCAAGGAGTCGAACGGGCTTGTAATTTATGGATTTGAGTAGAGGGAAAAAGGGGGAAGCATAGGCACCCAAAAACTCGTAGATGCTTATAAGACGGAATCTTTTGGTAAAGAATGTGAGTCGGCGTCTTAAAATCTAGAAGTTTTGTCGGTAGAATATTGTGTAGATAGGTTGCCATGGCAAGGGCATGGTGCCAAAAAGAGTGAGGTATGGATGCATGAGCTAGCAAAGTACGAAcaatattgtttattgtttttattttgcGCTCGGCCTTGCCATTTTGAGGAGAAGTGTGTGGGCACGAAAAACAAAAAACCATCCCATTTTTGGCACAAAAATTATGAAAAGGAGTGTTATTAAATTCCCGGCCATTGTCACATTGAAAAGCTTTTATGTCCCGTTCAAATTGTGTTTTGACATATGTGTGAAAAGACGAAAAAATATTATAGACCTGTGATTTTGTTTTCAAGGGGAAGGTCCATAAATAATTTGTATAGTCGTCCAAAAAGAACACATAATATTTGTGACCGGATGAACTAAGGACCGGGGATGTCCATAAGTCACTGTGAACAATGTCAAAGGGCATAGTAGTGTTAGATAAAGAATTATAAAAAGGCAATTTGATAAGTTTACCCAACGGGCAAGAATGACAAAAAGAGTTCCGAGCCTTATTACATTCAATCAAATTACTACTACGCAAAGAATTTAAAACAACATCTCCCGGATGGCCCAAATGAGAATGCCAAACATTGGATGATAATATAGCAAAAGCAGATGGAGTGGATGATGGTATGGCTCGATTTTTGGTGGTGAATGGGTATAGGTCTCCCGAACTTTCACATCTCATTAGTTTGGTCCCCGTCTGCAAATCCTTCACACAAAATCCAAGAGGATCAAATTCAACAGAAACCATATTGTCAGTAGTAAATTTACGAACGGAAATAaggtttttgatgattttaggaGCATGCAAAACATTGTTTAAGGTGAGGGATGGTTTGTCGGGTTTTAATGAGACATTGCCATAACCACGAATAGGAATCATATTGCCATTTCCAACCATAATGCCATTGTTTTTGCTTAATTGAAAATAAGACGAGAGAGTACCTTGGGACGAAGTCATGTGAGAGGTGGCTCCAGTGTCCATATACCATTGATCATCCGGTTGTTGCAGAGTCATTGTGTGCATTGCTTGGTCTATGTCTGTGGGAACAGGAGCAGAGGGTGTCATGGCTACATAATATGGGGGAGGTGTAGCCACGACAAACGCCTGTTGAGGAGGTCTTGGCCCAACAATGCCTGGTTGTGGCTGCTGTGATGGGGCTTAGCGTGGCTGCCAGCCGGTTGTCGGATGTGGGCAAGCTGGAGTGGGCCACGGTTGTGGGCCCCATGCTGCTGTCCAAGGTGGAAACATCCATGTCCCAGCCACGGTGTTCGACTGCTGCTGGTGATGACGCGGCTGGTTCTGGTTGTTGCCGCGGTTGCCGTTGCCGCCtctgttgttgttattattttcattgGGCTGCTGAACATCATTGACCAGATTATTAGCAATATTATTATTGACAAATAAAGCATTTTCCAAACTTGGTTCATGGGCAATGTCATCGGAGTGACTGTCTTCTTCAAGGTCGAGCATGGACCTTAATTTGTCGAAGGTCGGGAGGGGCGTACGGTGTTGGACGATTGTCCGAAAGGTTTTGAACTCGTCGGTTAGTCCGCGAAGAGTGCGGAGCACCATTCTTTCGTCGGTAACAGGTTGTCCGACATTGGCGAGGAGGTCCGAGAGAACCTTGAGACGAGGGCAATAGGCTTTGACGTTTGGAAAGTCAGCCAGCTTCGTGGTGGTAAATTTTGCATCGAGTGCTAGTGCCCTTGTCGACTGGTTGTCTTGGAATATTTGTTGGAGACGATTCCAAGCGTCGGCAGCGGTGTCGTCTTGGTGAATGATCGTATTGAGGAGACCATTGGACACCGTTCCATAAATCCACTGACGAACAATATCATCAAGCCTTGCCCACAAAGCCTTTGCCGCGGCTATTTCAGTTTCGGTCATGGTGGCCAGAAAAGAGGGAGGTTCCTTTGGAGGGAGAATGTGGTCAAGCACGAGGTTCGCACGACAATGGAGTTTGAACAATGTGGACCAGTTGTGGTAGAGACTCCCTTCATAGTCAAGGATGATAGGTATGCAAGTTTTGATGTTTGTTACGGTGGTGGCTGGATGCAGTTTCTCAGCCATAGTGATAGAGGGAGAAGAGGGCACGAGAGGTATAGGGAGGTGTTTAGAGGATCAGCTAGGTCACTAATACCATGTGAGAATGATAAGCCGTGCTATTCTCATTGATTTGTGTTGTTTATATACAAGATTTACAACCCATAATCAAGGGCTAGAATCAAGGGAAATTGTTACAGAATATTTGACTAACCAAATATATCCTACGTGATATACTCTAACAACCAAATCAAATCTTTGACTAACTAAATAAAAttttttacatatttatttatttagtctattacttggcctaatgtaacctttccCTAATAGATCCTCCAATTGGCCTttcaactcattcatttctgctggagccattcgatatggtgctttcgagataggcgcagttccaggcactaagtctatggtaaagtcaataggtcgattgggaggcatccccgggatctcttcttgAAACACATCGAGGAATTAATTCACTACCGCAATGTCCTCAGGTTGATCTTtggtcacatgctctaggttcctcacattgcataagaagactgggttccctttactgactagcttcacgagttccattgccgtgataatccctatgttcttaggtttaccaaaacgacgatacgaCACCACTTTGCCtaagctagacctcaagtgaaccttctgcttctcacaatctattttggctttgaacatggccaaccaatccttccctagaatcacatctagctctcctaattcaaactcaattagcttagataagaatacggtcttggTTATTGTCAAAGGCACCTccctatggattttggtacacttcactatgctaccagtaggtatgactataggtacttcaattgtttcaggctctttcaaacctaattttcccaaaacgtctactgagataaaagaatatgttgcaccagaatcagatagtactttaactaaaacggagttaatagagaAATTACTAGCTATGATGttagaggaagtctccgcttcttgcctagatatcacattcagcttcccttgggcaactcctttgttatagccacctccattggtgtttcggttcccattctgctgttggttccctccaggctttccatggttctggtgattgccattgccatTGCGATTGTTACCACCTTTGTAATTcgtttggtttccacctccatttcctccatttcggttctgattattccgattattgttctggtggttaccttggttaggcttcccattcttagaatagcatttgTACttcctatggcctaacttctgacagaatctacaggTCACTAGGTTTccgtcacaatcctttccaaggtgattcatgttacagctcctacagtcgtaggtcctTGCTCCATTCCTttcagactgatttccaccaccttggttgttgcgatttccACCTTGTTAgctctaaactggaaattcccttccctttgtgcttcttaaaattcccttgaTTCTGTTGGTTACTCCCCTGATCCGAGTTCCCaacatcctttcttttcttagaacatccattcttcctttgttgtaacccatacaggtgagcatctcttccgtacagggtgtctaaggAGGTAAAGGTCTCTTCAGACAACAAAAattgtaagtccatggtcaatccattctcaaacctttgagctctAAGCTGTTCCgctgccaccacttcaggtgcaaacctagacagctctataaacttggaATAATACTCTGTTACAGACAAAccctccattttgagttcaatgaactcctgtgccttttgcttcttcaggtagggtgggtaaaacttgttcctcaaCGCGGTTTTAAAcgcttcccacccaaagttaggtgtggccctaagggtattctcacatcgttgccaccataaatcagcttcacctctaaggtaatacacaacactgtttaccctaaggttttcggggcaattcacagctaggataagcttatcaaattctctcaaccagttttcaagtacacttggttcaatctctccgctatatagtggaggcttgctttgagctattttcttaaacatttctccagccggatcatgcactgggttggctctagtttgagctaggtctcgaactacctcagctagttgtctaacaacttcagaaatctcttggttagccatatcccttctccttaatagaataaaagaataactttaatattggttggacacgacattactaaggcactagttcgacaacgaacccATTCAAAACAAGAACACAAATGACACACATCCTAGGGGAAGTTAGCGCCAACTTTGGGCCTTCTCTCCCACCTATTCGATGCATGTaattttagatggttgctaattGGACCatcttgcacataaaatttcattgaagaaataacaattaatccctttgcgatacccacgaaacttagaattgaaaattaaacttaagagataacgaaaaggaaattcgatGCTTTTATTAATACTTAAATGGTAAAGTCTTACATCCATCAATAACATTacttttatttctccaaactATAAATGAACTAAAACCAGAAATAGTAGCTTTTCCACTTTATTATTCAATGAAACaaataactaaggattacatttctctaaagactaatgtcatcacgacgatcattccTTTCTTTGTATTTCTCTGGAGTAaattcttgatcattaggatcatccaagtcttcttctggatcaaagtcttcatccatagcctcattatcctgttgtggctcactatcaaccacattgttctcttcaagctcatcctcagatccactagatatctcaattgttggttCATGAACTACAGGATTAGAATTTTCAATCTCaactacatcatcatcatcctcctcaacatcattaGCTTTCTCATCATGTAACATGCCAtcttcaccatcactttcttctcctccatagcccatacctagacccgcagagtattttccatcctcatagctattctccgcaacctctaagatagtagtgagaacctcagtatcatacttccacctaccatctccagtcccatatttgtaccaaatagGAGTACCATCATTAtagtgcatgtcactgaacttgttcttatggtctatgtaagggttcttatggggcaaacaatgaataaccatactagccataaTATCCTTTTGCCTAAGGTGTGGCATATCCTTGGTTGAAGCAAAGTAGTAGCAAGCAAACacaatcttctgaacatacataTGAGGAGTCTTGTTTTCCAGTTTCTCTAGGCATCCTAGACTTgaaacttagaaggtagcatcttaaattctgaaaattcacaactaaaaagtcttactaacgcgttcccaaagaaattccaacccaaaaagGATAGAATAGATAGTTTGCGGAGCCATACAatgtcaatgcacaagtatatgctcaacatgaattatgatgcaaataatcacacaaggcaagataaaacatggtgaAAACACATACATGGCAATTATTAaatcacataatcatataaaatgcatacttaaactaatattcccttcttaatctacccattcctcacttgaaagtaatattaattttcgaaattaattaagaaataactcctaacttagttgaaattattaaaatcgaaaattaataagagttatcaattaaataaatagattaattaatttcggatcaaaaaaaagaaaatccgatagatattttttttttaaattcgaaaagttcgaataaataaataaatatatagatTAAATTCGGATATTAAAAGGAAAATCCGAAAAAACTATTTtgaatttaattcgaaaatttcgaataaaataaaataaatttcggaaaattaagtaaattaaataataatccaaacttttcaacttatttcaaacgacccaaaataattgataattggcccttaaaatattgagtactcaaaataatacgttttgactttaggaaaataatatttaaaaatcctaaagttccgtaaataccactttgtagtatgaattactacaaagaagcattAGTCTCCGACTACCACTTTGTActattgcttactacaaagaaggaatgaaactaagctctagtataccactttgtagtataaaTTACTACAAAGCAGCCTTAAGCTCctgaataccactttgtaacaccctaataattgcTTGCTttcataaaaccattttccaacttaaaataaaggaattactaaagtattaccgccgccgtgataacggttaaggctagtaccagaattacgcagcggaatttaatgtcaacaactttcaaacaacataaataataattattgaggcctcctacaagttggaaccataacggcccaaaaacaaagtattaaaattcaacaaaacccaaAACTAGCATATAGTATAATTCAAAATAGCTTTAAAGTacaaaagaatgcaactctctcaatcatcccaagcgacatgatttcgatcgtacttcgatcaaccaacctgctatattattctactccctaacaatgcaagtgcaaatgatggatcatcatagggtcattaaggcaaaggccatgaccaaaagacacaaagcacgtagtcagcaaaagctgagtacttacgaGGCTAGAGTGAagtaaaactataaacatgcatcactcgctaagtactaatcaacatgcaaaagccatttagtaatcaacaagtaaatcatgaatacaagacttcgactcttgactcgactcttgactcacaatttaattagaaaaagCTTCGAACGGGAAAAAAGaatgttccataaaggaagggtgttgggagctcaccaaacaccataataaataataaaatatcggaccataccgagtgtcgggccataccgacggaattccagcgcataaattgaatgaaacaacgtcttgtatcattagtaggagatccaAGATTTCCGGAAAgtcccccccattgttcatactcaaggtatatacgttccaagagttttgaaacttgttctagttgcactttacgtttattaatattttattaatggcgaactcgagactcaacaaacatacatacatacataccttaataaaagacaaccaaaaccatctcattttaatcctttaggacttgtgatcaatcaatcaatcaagacgtattgaaattactaccaagttccttctcacaaaaggtgagattccacatcatgcctattaacatgagggctgtgcccttgcacgacaaatcctaattcattttatataaaatattccaactgaaccctacatgtgcggtggcttttGTGAGATAACCCTTCACATgttgtaaaataaatagtacaacgtggtacgaataattggctcaaaagtatgctagacaccccgtacaatagcataacaataaataattcatcccttgcatgtgaaacaaaccatacatgcataaatattgaacaacatgattgacaatgaaatccatactcataataatcccaacatgcttgttcaaccaataaatcaataattccaatataataattcacctgatcgttcaccaaaacaaatatgaatccaccaagttcacataatataattcacatcaataacaatcatgtaatgtcccttgacaaatagtgtggtcgccctagacttgtacgtacctcaAATACCTAAGCGTACgggccactttgcaaaacgttcacttacttagaaatcacctcctatcattaaaaaaatgaaaatttaattatttccatgttcattaaaattccagcaactttataaaatataaaaccttgttaataattagaattcaatcgttctttaatgaaataattgtctcaatttgcaaaactaatccctagtatggaaacatactttttccatccttaaaatcaataaaaatcaatactttagacctttttataaatctgaaaatataatcgattatcataattaaattaataacctaattatgctaatcaattgacccattaggtctaggttaaaaccctaaattGAATTTCCCAataaaccaatttaacatcacaaaaatcaattctttattaaataaacaaatctgaaaattcatgctttaataattaaaatacgcctcatgaatcaaaacatataaatcctccaaatacggtgttcataaccgattcccaacattttaattattcaaaacaataataataatatattttaaaatacggaattgaaatagaataggtaaggaagaagagaattataccaaccaagaattaatgtgattggccAAAATAATTGAACGAACGaaacaacacaacacacacacacgcaatcgtgtgtgcgcgcgcgaggGGGATCGAAGAGCAGGGCagcagcgctggcgcgcgagacgAGAGGGCGAGGGAGCGAGGGCGGTGGTCGCTATGCGCGGAAGAGACGAGAGCGAGAGGGTGAGGGACGTGTGTGGCTGGGCGGGATGCAGCGCACCAGCAACACAACAACATCACAACACCAGCAGCAAGGcgtgctggctgggcgggctgcgagcaagagaGTGGGAGAGAGTGTGGGCGAGCAGTGAGGGCACGACAGCACACGAGGCACGACGGGTGCTCGTGCTGTGCGTGCGGGTGAGCCGAACAAGAGAGTTGAGAGAAAGAGTGTGGGGGCAAGCAAGAGAGGAAAGgcttaatgaaaaataaggggatcattaatgaggagagtcctatttataggctctcatatccctagtgggctaggcttggaAATTTGACATTGGGCTTAGCATTTAAATGATTGAGCTAGCCTTAggcttagaattaaattcttttgattgggctcgattaataaaacgagttggacttttcatttaaaacccaaacctttaaaattacttgcgatccattaaatttcccgactcgaaaattaaattcgtttcttaattaattaaaataataaataatctaattaattaaaaatacatataaataaaatttaaatgcgaaataaattctaaaaatcataaaatactttataaatattataaaatatatttataattattacaaaaatacgaggtattacattggCTGCCTCCCCCTCCAACTCAAACGTTTTCTGCAGGTACATCAACGActgtaattgattatggaattaattagaggctcgtgataccactgttaggttatgacaaatataaacaatatatttcatgcggaaaaaccataaagctgggaatccaaattaattgccacatagtcaattagcataattatgatacatacaatgtgatgcgtgccttccctagctgctcccgaatcgaacaagaacaagtacatgactccaaatgtcgcccctccgtagatagtccacaacacgttcggatccgccttagattcaaccaactagaatattctctaaggttttatgtgcacttgggaaactcacaatagtattaggcaagtattaaattctctcttgaatctaatatgttagaatagtatattgaattgcattataaattgtgatcatgaaccacatatttatagggtggaaataaaggagtttgaattctactaggaatcgattaactaaatccattaggattctatttaattaatatcattagaattttaggtttaatcaaatgcttaagtatttcagatttaactaaaGAATCTAAAtttagtagaat contains:
- the LOC110791139 gene encoding uncharacterized protein; translated protein: MTETEIAAAKALWARLDDIVRQWIYGTVSNGLLNTIIHQDDTAADAWNRLQQIFQDNQSTRALALDAKFTTTKLADFPNVKAYCPRLKVLSDLLANVGQPVTDERMVLRTLRGLTDEFKTFRTIVQHRTPLPTFDKLRSMLDLEEDSHSDDIAHEPSLENALFVNNNIANNLVNDVQQPNENNNNNRGGNGNRGNNQNQPRHHQQQSNTVAGTWMFPPWTAAWGPQPWPTPACPHPTTGWQPR